A single genomic interval of Amycolatopsis albispora harbors:
- a CDS encoding SdpI family protein: MLVVALIPIVFGVLVGWGGVLGWRERLPRERGAGVRTAATQRSDEAFRVGNKVAGLPTMAGGAIGVLSGIAALFMPTVGGVIIAAVVGVVGTLVLLAAGGVLGNRAALAVPEPAPAPSGCSGCACGAGGCGAFSSAANPQGA, encoded by the coding sequence GTGCTGGTAGTCGCGCTGATCCCCATCGTCTTCGGTGTCCTGGTCGGCTGGGGCGGAGTCCTCGGCTGGCGTGAGCGCCTGCCCAGGGAACGCGGCGCGGGCGTGCGCACCGCCGCCACCCAGCGCAGCGACGAGGCCTTCCGCGTCGGCAACAAGGTGGCCGGCCTGCCGACCATGGCCGGTGGCGCGATCGGCGTGCTCTCCGGGATCGCCGCGTTGTTCATGCCGACCGTCGGCGGGGTGATCATCGCCGCGGTGGTCGGCGTGGTCGGCACGCTGGTCCTGCTCGCGGCGGGTGGCGTGCTCGGCAACCGGGCCGCGCTGGCCGTGCCGGAGCCCGCTCCCGCGCCGTCCGGTTGTTCCGGTTGCGCGTGCGGTGCCGGTGGCT
- a CDS encoding esterase-like activity of phytase family protein, with amino-acid sequence MLKRLFGTALAAAVTLSLITPAAHAGQRVRLVGEQIVPHGLVFDGTTVGGLSSIDRDPRTGEYVLISDDRVNARFYTAKLDPAGSFEITGVHPFKRPDGTIYPPQGVDPEELRVDPWLGTYYWSQEGDRTPTVLLDPSVREARRDGSHLRELPLPEDVKMRPESGPRQNYGPEGMTFAAHGALVVTAFEGPLLQDGPEATTERGAVSRILVQGRYGPVFAQYRYQQEPIFAASNPPGAFANNGVTSILAAEHNRFLVMERSFVTGVGNKVRIFEIDLAKPGKKKLVTDLSALGLSTVDNVEGMAWGPRLPSGERSLVLVSDNNFSATQVTQVITLALR; translated from the coding sequence ATGCTCAAGCGCCTGTTCGGCACCGCGCTCGCGGCCGCCGTCACCCTGTCACTGATCACCCCGGCCGCCCACGCCGGCCAGCGGGTCCGCCTGGTCGGCGAGCAGATCGTGCCGCACGGCCTGGTCTTCGACGGCACCACCGTCGGCGGCCTGTCCAGCATCGACCGCGACCCGCGCACCGGCGAATACGTGCTGATCAGCGACGACCGGGTGAACGCCCGCTTCTACACCGCCAAGCTCGACCCGGCGGGCTCGTTCGAGATCACCGGCGTGCACCCCTTCAAGCGCCCCGACGGCACCATTTACCCACCACAGGGCGTGGACCCCGAGGAGCTGCGGGTCGACCCGTGGCTGGGCACCTACTACTGGTCGCAGGAGGGTGACCGCACGCCGACCGTGCTGCTGGACCCGTCGGTCCGCGAGGCCCGGCGTGACGGTTCTCACCTGCGCGAACTGCCCCTGCCCGAGGACGTGAAGATGCGGCCGGAGTCGGGGCCGCGGCAGAACTACGGTCCGGAGGGCATGACCTTCGCCGCGCACGGCGCCCTGGTGGTGACCGCGTTCGAAGGCCCGCTGCTGCAGGACGGCCCGGAGGCCACCACCGAGCGCGGCGCCGTCTCGCGGATCCTGGTGCAGGGCCGCTACGGCCCGGTGTTCGCGCAGTACCGCTACCAGCAGGAGCCGATCTTCGCGGCGTCGAACCCGCCGGGCGCGTTCGCCAACAACGGCGTCACCTCGATCCTGGCCGCCGAGCACAACCGGTTCCTGGTGATGGAGCGCTCGTTCGTCACCGGGGTCGGCAACAAGGTGCGCATCTTCGAGATCGACCTGGCCAAGCCGGGCAAGAAGAAGCTGGTGACCGACCTGTCCGCGCTCGGGTTGTCCACTGTGGACAACGTGGAGGGGATGGCATGGGGCCCGCGGCTGCCGTCCGGGGAACGCAGCCTGGTCCTCGTCAGCGACAACAACTTCTCCGCCACCCAGGTCACCCAGGTGATCACCCTCGCGCTGCGCTGA